The proteins below come from a single Streptomyces tubercidicus genomic window:
- a CDS encoding 2-keto-4-pentenoate hydratase translates to MDELDDRWIAATASALLAAEYERVPIEALTVRRPDLLLDTAYRVQAAAVDRRIAGGARVVGHKAGVTSKAMQEQMGVYEPDSGVLLDDMVLSTGDVLVRSVLMRPRVEAEIAFRLGCDLSGPNVGLDEARAAVKEVFLALEVIDTRFTGWRITVADSIADNASCARVVTGPVVPFSTDMDLAAEPLVVSVNGTAVATGEGRAILDDPLRALVWLAGRLHRFGTGLRAGQLVLAGAVHASLPLEARSTVYARSPHLPPVELHVR, encoded by the coding sequence ATGGACGAGCTGGATGACCGCTGGATCGCCGCTACGGCCTCGGCACTGCTGGCGGCGGAGTACGAGCGCGTCCCGATCGAAGCGCTGACCGTCCGACGGCCGGACCTGCTGTTGGATACCGCCTACCGGGTGCAGGCCGCGGCGGTGGACCGGCGGATCGCGGGCGGCGCCCGCGTCGTCGGCCACAAGGCGGGTGTGACCTCCAAAGCCATGCAGGAGCAGATGGGCGTCTACGAGCCGGATTCGGGTGTCCTGTTGGACGACATGGTGCTGTCCACCGGCGACGTCCTGGTTCGGTCCGTGCTGATGCGGCCGCGAGTGGAGGCCGAGATCGCGTTCCGGCTCGGCTGCGACCTGTCGGGCCCGAACGTGGGTCTGGACGAGGCACGGGCGGCGGTGAAGGAGGTGTTCCTCGCCCTGGAAGTGATCGACACCCGTTTCACCGGCTGGCGGATCACGGTCGCGGACAGCATCGCCGACAATGCCTCCTGCGCACGGGTCGTCACCGGCCCCGTGGTGCCGTTCAGCACGGATATGGACCTGGCCGCCGAGCCTCTGGTCGTCAGTGTCAACGGCACCGCAGTGGCCACCGGGGAGGGCCGCGCCATCCTCGACGACCCGCTCCGTGCCCTGGTGTGGCTCGCTGGACGGCTGCACCGCTTCGGCACCGGTCTGCGCGCGGGGCAGCTGGTTCTGGCCGGGGCCGTGCACGCCAGCCTCCCTCTGGAGGCCCGGAGCACGGTGTACGCGCGTTCGCCGCATCTGCCCCCGGTCGAGCTGCACGTCCGCTGA
- a CDS encoding acetaldehyde dehydrogenase (acetylating), with protein MAADEQRLCVAVLGAGLIGMDLVDKIRRSAKLELALVAGRDRDSLGLRRAAGMGHPTSAGGIGAVVEAGPIDVVFDATSADSHADHWEALRPTGTTLIDLTPTGLGTVTVPGVNGRRVAAYRHLNLISCGGQAAVPVLYAIAKSCTPTYIEVVSTGASASAGRATRLNLDQYIATTSAAIRTFTGTRDTKVMVNLSPARPAPPFRVAMTVLAYGIRPASVRTNIAKAAQAVRAYAPGFKVTSLAVEPGRISVAVEVTASGGRLPRHAGSVDIINAAAVLLAEQSAAASR; from the coding sequence ATGGCTGCTGATGAACAGCGTCTGTGTGTCGCCGTACTCGGCGCGGGCCTGATCGGGATGGACCTCGTCGACAAGATCCGCCGGTCGGCGAAGCTGGAGCTGGCTTTGGTGGCAGGCCGCGACCGGGACAGCCTGGGGCTACGCCGGGCGGCCGGCATGGGCCACCCGACCTCCGCCGGCGGGATCGGTGCCGTGGTGGAGGCCGGGCCCATCGATGTGGTCTTCGACGCCACCAGCGCCGACAGCCACGCCGATCACTGGGAGGCGCTGCGCCCGACCGGCACCACCCTGATCGACCTGACCCCCACGGGGCTGGGCACGGTCACCGTCCCGGGAGTCAACGGCCGCCGGGTGGCGGCTTACCGGCACTTGAACCTCATCAGCTGCGGCGGGCAGGCGGCCGTTCCGGTCCTGTACGCCATCGCGAAGTCCTGTACCCCCACCTACATCGAGGTGGTCTCCACCGGGGCGAGCGCGAGCGCGGGCCGGGCCACTCGCCTGAACCTCGACCAGTACATCGCCACTACCTCCGCCGCGATCCGGACCTTCACCGGCACCAGGGACACGAAAGTGATGGTCAACCTCAGCCCCGCCCGGCCTGCTCCGCCGTTCCGGGTGGCCATGACCGTCCTCGCGTACGGTATCCGCCCCGCTTCGGTCCGCACGAACATCGCGAAAGCTGCCCAGGCCGTGCGCGCGTACGCGCCCGGGTTCAAGGTGACCTCGCTCGCCGTGGAGCCGGGCCGGATCTCGGTCGCGGTGGAGGTGACCGCCTCCGGAGGCCGCCTGCCCCGCCACGCCGGGAGCGTGGACATCATCAACGCCGCCGCCGTCCTGCTCGCTGAGCAGTCGGCCGCCGCCTCCCGATGA
- the dmpG gene encoding 4-hydroxy-2-oxovalerate aldolase: MDTTPDQRPQILLHDPTLRDGHHAVSHQLDADQLRVYATAANAAGVPVVEVGHGNGLGASSLQIGRARLDDATMLTTVREALTSSRMGVFMAPGWGTSDDLAAAVHHGADVVRIAAHCTEADVTERHLGVTRDLGAEAQGVLLMSHMASPGKLAEQCALMAEFGAQAVGIMDSAGRYLPTEVTERVRAIAAAVDVPVIFHGHNNLGLAVANSLAAVDAGASVLDATARGFGAGAGNTQMEVLVAVLERRDVATGISLRKILAAADVATERLMKAPPSIDSIAVASGLAGVFSGFKRPVLQSARAEGVDPIDLFLALGERQVVAGQEDLIGDVARQLKAAAR, from the coding sequence ATGGACACAACCCCCGACCAGCGGCCGCAGATCCTCCTGCACGACCCGACCCTGCGCGACGGCCACCACGCGGTCAGCCACCAACTCGACGCCGACCAGCTCCGCGTCTACGCCACCGCCGCGAACGCCGCCGGTGTACCGGTGGTGGAGGTCGGCCATGGCAACGGCCTGGGCGCCTCCAGCCTCCAGATCGGCCGCGCCCGCCTCGACGACGCCACGATGCTCACCACCGTCCGCGAGGCCCTCACCTCGTCGCGTATGGGCGTGTTCATGGCCCCCGGCTGGGGCACCTCCGACGACCTGGCGGCCGCCGTCCACCACGGCGCTGACGTCGTACGGATCGCCGCGCACTGCACCGAGGCCGACGTCACCGAACGCCACCTCGGCGTCACCCGCGACCTCGGCGCCGAAGCCCAGGGCGTCCTGCTCATGAGCCACATGGCCAGCCCCGGCAAGCTTGCCGAACAGTGTGCCCTGATGGCGGAGTTCGGCGCGCAGGCCGTCGGCATCATGGACTCCGCCGGCCGCTACCTCCCCACCGAAGTCACCGAGCGGGTGCGCGCCATCGCAGCCGCCGTCGACGTACCGGTGATCTTCCACGGCCACAACAACCTGGGCCTGGCCGTGGCGAACAGCCTTGCCGCCGTGGACGCGGGGGCCTCGGTCCTCGACGCGACCGCCCGCGGGTTCGGTGCCGGGGCGGGCAACACCCAGATGGAAGTTCTGGTTGCCGTTCTCGAACGCCGCGACGTGGCCACCGGGATCAGTCTGCGCAAGATTCTGGCCGCCGCCGATGTCGCCACCGAGCGTCTGATGAAAGCCCCTCCGTCAATCGACTCGATCGCCGTGGCCAGCGGGCTCGCCGGAGTGTTCTCCGGCTTCAAGCGGCCAGTCCTTCAGAGCGCCCGCGCCGAAGGCGTCGATCCCATCGACCTGTTCCTTGCCCTTGGCGAACGACAAGTTGTCGCCGGGCAGGAGGACCTGATCGGCGACGTCGCCCGGCAGCTCAAGGCGGCCGCCCGATGA